Genomic window (Melioribacteraceae bacterium):
GATTCCCGATATTGCAGCAGGTCAAATTTCAATAAAATATGGTTTCAAAGGACCAAACTACGCTACAGTCTCGGCATGCGCTACATCATCACATGCAATTGCTGACGCATTTATGATTGTTCAGCGAGGATCTGCAAATCTAATGATCTGCGGAGGATCAGAATTTCCAATTACTCAAATGAGTGTTGGTGGATTTAATTCGGCTCGCGCCCTATCTACTTGGAATGATAGATATATGGAAGCATCGAGACCTTTCGATAAAGATAGAAATGGATTTGTTATGGGAGAAGGGGGCGGTGCGCTTTTAATAGAAGAATTAGAACATGCACTTAATAGAGGCGCAAATATATATGCTGAGATTGTTGGAATTGGAATGACCGGAGACGCATATCATATTACAGCCCCGCCTCCAGGTGGAGAAGGTGCAGTTCGTTCAATGAAAGCAGCTATAAAAGATGCTGGAATTGATCCAACAGAGGTTGATTATATTAACGCGCATGGTACATCAACCGAATTAAATGATTTGAATGAAACTTTAGCAATTAAAACAGTTTTTGGAGAACATGCATACAAACTTGCGGTTAGTTCAACAAAATCAATGACCGGTCATTTATTAGGGGCCGCAGGTGCGGTTGAAGCTATTGCCTCTTCATTGGCCTTAAAACATGGAATTATTCCACCAACAATAAATCATGATGAGCCAAGTCCTGAACTAGACTTAAACTATACACCTAAAATTGCGGTAAAGCGTGATATTAAGTATGCTTTAAGTAATACATTTGGATTCGGTGGGCATAACGCATCATTATTGTTTAAAAAATTTGAAGAATAGTTTTGATTGGCAAGTTTCTTATTCTCTTTAAAAGACTTTTTAAAGCCAACGATGTTAAAGGGAAAATTTCACCAGAAATTTTCCTTTCAATAAAAAAACTTC
Coding sequences:
- the fabF gene encoding beta-ketoacyl-ACP synthase II; amino-acid sequence: MSKRRVVITGMGALTPIGNNLAEYWDGLVTGKNGACLITKFDTTNHTTKFACEVKNFDPSTYIDKKELRRMDPYTHYALATATMAMDDSKLDLSKVDLELAGVIFGSGIGGLLTFEDQHSAFLQGGPKRISPFFVPMMIPDIAAGQISIKYGFKGPNYATVSACATSSHAIADAFMIVQRGSANLMICGGSEFPITQMSVGGFNSARALSTWNDRYMEASRPFDKDRNGFVMGEGGGALLIEELEHALNRGANIYAEIVGIGMTGDAYHITAPPPGGEGAVRSMKAAIKDAGIDPTEVDYINAHGTSTELNDLNETLAIKTVFGEHAYKLAVSSTKSMTGHLLGAAGAVEAIASSLALKHGIIPPTINHDEPSPELDLNYTPKIAVKRDIKYALSNTFGFGGHNASLLFKKFEE